The Reichenbachiella carrageenanivorans region GAATGTCTATTTATAAAAGTACAAAACTCTTCGTGATACAGAAAAGTTTCACTTTTTTTGCAAATCTAACGATTTATTTAGAATCGGTTTAAATAATTAAGACCCAAAAATGAAACTAGAGCACATTGGTATTGCGGTGAAAAACCTAAAGGATTCAAACCTGCTTTTTGAACGGTTGTTTGGTCAGCCGAGTTATAAAGTGGAGCGTGTGGATTCCGAAAATGTATCTACTTCATTTTTTGAGGTGGGCGAATCCAAAGTGGAGCTACTAGAAGCTACCAATGAGGACAGCACCATAACTAAGTTTATAGAGAAGAACGGAGAAGGTATTCATCACATGGCTTTTGAAGTGGAGGATATCCATGCCGAGATGAAGCGGCTTGAAGGAGAAGGTTTTCAGTTGATTAATAAGGAACCCAAACGAGG contains the following coding sequences:
- the mce gene encoding methylmalonyl-CoA epimerase, translated to MKLEHIGIAVKNLKDSNLLFERLFGQPSYKVERVDSENVSTSFFEVGESKVELLEATNEDSTITKFIEKNGEGIHHMAFEVEDIHAEMKRLEGEGFQLINKEPKRGADNKLVCFLHPKSSNGVLVELCQEIKV